The proteins below are encoded in one region of Ostrea edulis chromosome 3, xbOstEdul1.1, whole genome shotgun sequence:
- the LOC125675507 gene encoding microsomal glutathione S-transferase 3-like encodes MDAGAIILSSDFGYVILVIISSIFMSWWIGFQVVKARTKFNVQYPKMYGEDDRFNCYQRAHQNTLEVYPIYLILQVISGLYAPKISAVSGLIFVLGRLVYAIGYQSGDPKKRLRGSFAYFGILGMLACSVMFALNLLQIVKW; translated from the exons ATGGACGCCGGCGCTATTATCCTGAGTAGCGACTTTGGATATGTTATTCTAGTGATTATCTCGTCCATTTTCATGAGCTGGTGGATAGGGTTCCAAGTTGTAAAAGCACGAACAAAGTTCaatgtacag TACCCTAAAATGTATGGCGAGGATGATCGTTTTAACTGTTATCAGAGAGCCCATCAAAATAC GTTAGAAGTCTATCCCATATATCTTATTCTGCAAGTGATAAGTGGACTCTATGCTCCG AAAATTTCTGCAGTCTCTGGGTTGATATTCGTTTTGGGTAGACTTGTTTATGCTATCGGATACCAATCTGGAG ACCCAAAGAAGCGTTTGCGTGGATCGTTTGCTTACTTTGGAATTCTGGGAATGCTGGCGTGTTCCGTCATGTTTGCCCTCAACCTCTTGCAAATCGTGAAATGGTGA